A genomic segment from Sparus aurata chromosome 10, fSpaAur1.1, whole genome shotgun sequence encodes:
- the LOC115590404 gene encoding trace amine-associated receptor 13c-like — translation MVQFSFWTNVGLYLLFFSGMLVTILGNSLVILSILHFKQLHNPTNVLILSLALADLLVGVILMPIRAIISIHGCWYYGDTYCQIHASFDLFFTTLSIIHLICIAVDRHQAICNPMHYSRNITISVAMIMVCVGWALAAVYSFGLIFSKTTVAGLEDIMASAACLGICNNPISTLWGILDSVFCFFFPCTVMVCLYTQIFIVAKQHVRKIGDKNKCSNDRGRGGLVKQSECKAAKTLSIVLGAFIFCWMPFFVNAIADPLTGFSMPFLLYDSIVWLGYFNSTLNPIIYALFYPAFKKCFHCIITLKIFISNSSSMNLSV, via the coding sequence ATGGTGCAGTTCAGTTTTTGGACTAATGTTGGCCtctatttgctgtttttttcaggcaTGCTGGTTACCATTTTAGGGAACTCTCTTGTTATTTTGTCAATACTTCATTTCAAACAGTTGCATAATCCTACCAATGTGCTAATTTTATCTCTGGCTTTGGCTGATTTACTCGTGGGTGTGATCCTGATGCCCATCCGTGCCATCATATCAATTCATGGCTGCTGGTACTACGGTGATACCTACTGTCAAATACACGCCAGTTTTGATCTATTTTTCACCACTCTTTCTATTATTCACCTAATTTGCATTGCTGTTGACAGACATCAAGCAATATGTAATCCTATGCATTATTCTAGAAACATCACTATATCAGTGGCCATGATTATGGTATGTGTAGGCTGGGCACTGGCTGCTGTCTACTCTTTTGGACTAATTTTTTCAAAAACCACTGTTGCCGGGTTAGAGGATATAATGGCTTCAGCAGCCTGCCTTGGCATTTGTAATAATCCCATTAGCACCCTTTGGGGAATCTTGGacagtgttttctgctttttctttccctgcactgTAATGGTTTGTCTTTACACTCAAATATTTATTGTGGCTAAACAGCATGTAAGAAAGATtggagataaaaacaaatgttcaaatgacagagggagaggtgggTTGGTTAAACAGTCTGAATGCAAAGCTGCAAAGACTCTCAGTATTGTTCTTGGtgcattcattttctgttgGATGCCCTTTTTTGTGAATGCAATAGCTGATCCCCTCACTGGCTTCAGCATGCCTTTTCTTCTCTATGATAGTATAGTTTGGTTGGGTTATTTTAATTCAACCTTAAATCCAATTATTTATGCCTTGTTTTATCCCGCCttcaagaaatgttttcattgcatAATCACTCTGAAAATATTTATCTCTAATTCCTCTTCAATGAATTTATCTGTTTAA